The following are from one region of the Candidatus Krumholzibacteriia bacterium genome:
- a CDS encoding SDR family oxidoreductase has protein sequence MELGIRGRAALVAAASQGLGYACALELAREGASVAICSRDEGRINDAARRITAAVPGAKVLASAVDLSNAEACAAFVEEAAAAFGKLDILVTNSGGPTPGSFDQVSLDDVRRGVDSTLMSALALMSAAVPHLRANGWGRIVNILSSTVKQPRVNLLVSNTMRPGILGFSKSISLELAAQGITVNNVAPGFTRTERLDELAAHTAATKSVEAESVFAEWERTIPAQRLGRPEELAAVVAFLCSERASYVTGVTIQVDGGAIQSLL, from the coding sequence ATGGAACTCGGCATCAGGGGGCGCGCGGCGCTGGTCGCCGCGGCCAGCCAGGGGCTCGGATACGCGTGCGCGCTGGAGCTGGCGCGCGAGGGGGCGTCGGTGGCCATCTGCTCGCGCGACGAGGGGCGCATCAACGACGCGGCACGCCGCATTACCGCCGCGGTGCCGGGTGCGAAGGTGCTCGCGTCCGCGGTGGATCTGTCGAACGCAGAGGCGTGCGCGGCGTTCGTCGAAGAGGCCGCCGCGGCGTTCGGTAAACTGGATATCCTGGTCACCAATTCCGGTGGCCCGACACCGGGTTCCTTCGACCAGGTCAGCCTGGACGACGTGCGTCGCGGGGTGGACTCCACCCTCATGAGCGCGCTGGCTCTCATGAGCGCCGCCGTCCCGCACCTGCGCGCCAACGGCTGGGGCCGCATCGTCAACATCCTCTCCTCCACGGTCAAGCAGCCGCGCGTGAACCTGCTGGTCTCCAACACCATGCGCCCCGGCATCCTGGGATTCTCCAAGTCCATCTCGCTGGAACTCGCCGCGCAGGGGATCACGGTGAACAACGTGGCACCGGGCTTCACCAGGACGGAACGTCTCGACGAGCTCGCGGCGCACACCGCGGCAACGAAAAGCGTCGAGGCAGAGAGCGTGTTTGCGGAGTGGGAGAGAACGATCCCCGCGCAGCGGCTGGGGCGGCCGGAGGAGCTGGCGGCGGTGGTGGCGTTCCTGTGCTCGGAACGCGCGAGCTATGTGACCGGCGTCACCATCCAGGTAGACGGCGGCGCCATCCAGAGCCTGCTGTAG
- a CDS encoding ABC transporter substrate-binding protein: MKKLSIGHSPDADDAFMFYGLASGRVKVEGYAVDHVLEDIETLNRRARGAELDVTAISAAAYPTVASLYRIMSCGASVGRRYGPVVLARKSLTMPDLKGLRVAVPGEHTTAYLLFRLYMPAPFEPVIMDFEAIMDAIASGSVDAGVVIHEGQLTWPESGLHKIADLGDLWMEDTGLPIPLGLDVIRRGLGDATMNSVARGLKESIVLARTHEDDAVDYAMQFGRGVDRETCRAFVRMYVNEDTVDMGDDGRRALETLFTRAVGAGILDRTPDLDILWV; the protein is encoded by the coding sequence ATGAAGAAACTCTCCATCGGTCACAGCCCGGACGCGGACGACGCGTTCATGTTCTACGGACTGGCCTCCGGGCGCGTGAAGGTCGAGGGCTACGCCGTCGACCACGTGCTCGAGGACATCGAGACCCTCAACCGCCGGGCGCGTGGCGCCGAGCTGGACGTCACCGCGATATCCGCGGCCGCGTACCCCACGGTGGCATCGCTCTACCGCATCATGTCCTGCGGCGCATCGGTGGGCCGCCGCTACGGTCCGGTGGTGCTGGCGCGCAAGTCGCTCACCATGCCGGACCTCAAGGGCCTGCGCGTGGCCGTCCCGGGCGAGCACACCACCGCGTACCTGCTGTTCCGCCTGTACATGCCCGCACCGTTCGAACCGGTGATCATGGACTTCGAGGCCATCATGGATGCGATCGCGTCGGGCAGTGTCGACGCGGGTGTCGTCATCCACGAGGGGCAGCTCACCTGGCCCGAGAGCGGGCTGCACAAGATTGCGGATCTCGGCGACCTGTGGATGGAAGACACCGGCCTTCCCATTCCGCTGGGACTCGACGTGATCCGCCGCGGCCTCGGTGACGCAACCATGAACTCGGTGGCGCGCGGCCTCAAGGAGAGCATCGTGCTCGCGCGCACCCACGAAGACGACGCGGTCGACTACGCCATGCAGTTCGGCCGCGGCGTCGACCGCGAGACCTGCCGCGCGTTCGTGCGCATGTACGTCAACGAAGACACGGTCGACATGGGCGACGACGGACGCCGCGCCCTGGAGACCCTCTTCACCCGGGCGGTCGGGGCGGGAATCCTCGATCGCACCCCCGATCTCGATATCCTCTGGGTCTGA
- a CDS encoding Arc family DNA-binding protein, which translates to MSGRKSYLLRLPEELLDELNRWAKDDLRSLNGQIEYILREALRKRRGKPMAPEPPDDSKPA; encoded by the coding sequence ATGTCCGGACGGAAATCGTACCTGCTCAGACTGCCGGAGGAGCTGCTCGACGAGCTAAACCGCTGGGCCAAGGACGATCTGCGCAGCCTGAACGGACAGATCGAGTACATCCTGCGCGAGGCGCTGCGCAAACGGCGCGGCAAGCCGATGGCGCCGGAGCCACCGGACGACTCAAAGCCGGCGTAG
- the cobO gene encoding cob(I)yrinic acid a,c-diamide adenosyltransferase, giving the protein MPSKASSSKKKNPKGRRVGLVIVHTGNGKGKTTAALGTAMRAVGVGFKVKIIQFIKGSWDYGELHSAQKLGIEMVPMGEGFTWETKNRERDTAVAWKTWEACRDAIAAKQHDLLVFDEINNAIAYGYLDIEPVLAALRKKPKDMHVILTGRDAHPDLIAFADLVTEMREIKHPFQRGIYAQRGIEY; this is encoded by the coding sequence ATGCCATCCAAAGCGTCCTCAAGCAAAAAAAAGAACCCCAAAGGCCGCCGCGTGGGACTCGTCATCGTCCACACCGGCAACGGCAAGGGCAAGACCACGGCGGCGCTGGGCACGGCCATGCGCGCGGTGGGTGTGGGCTTCAAGGTGAAGATCATCCAGTTCATCAAGGGGTCGTGGGACTACGGCGAGCTGCACTCGGCGCAGAAGCTGGGCATCGAGATGGTGCCGATGGGCGAGGGCTTCACTTGGGAGACGAAGAACCGCGAGCGCGACACCGCGGTGGCGTGGAAGACGTGGGAGGCGTGCCGCGACGCCATCGCGGCCAAGCAGCACGACCTGCTGGTGTTCGACGAGATCAACAACGCCATTGCCTACGGCTACCTCGACATCGAACCGGTGCTCGCGGCGCTGCGCAAAAAGCCGAAGGACATGCACGTCATTCTCACCGGCCGCGATGCCCACCCCGACCTGATTGCATTCGCCGACCTGGTCACCGAGATGCGCGAAATCAAGCACCCCTTCCAGCGCGGCATCTACGCCCAGCGGGGCATCGAGTACTGA
- a CDS encoding glycosyltransferase: MIDIIGILEAIERNFVYLAALSFFAWYPLVSSGVLVLVSMLYYTRRERSSKKIRPFLDAEYTPSASVVIAAFNESEHIQATLDGILAIDYPDFEVIVIDDGSSDGTTARILPYVRDGRVRLVRKLGNEGKAMALNDGLRCASGEIILIMDADAIPDPGILRFVTPHFKQPRVGAVTGNPRVFNRDTLLAKLQAIEFTAIISLQRRAQRVWGRILTMSGVVGAFHRSALFDAGLYSPDMATEDIDLSWKLQLRSWEIRYEPRAVVWMRVPSTMRGLWRQRLRWARGLAQVLRRHGASAMTWRRRRLWPLVIESWLSITWAYCFVVLTSLWIFCYAIGYPPVGASPIPNWWGMLIGTMCLIQLLTGVLLDRRYDRRIPFYYFTAVFYPLMYWIIMAIVTSIATPGAMLGMRKAEPVRWKPVRGE, translated from the coding sequence ATGATCGACATCATCGGCATCCTGGAAGCGATCGAGCGCAACTTCGTCTACCTGGCGGCGCTCTCGTTCTTCGCGTGGTATCCGCTGGTGTCGAGCGGCGTGCTGGTGCTGGTGTCGATGCTGTACTACACCCGCCGCGAGCGCAGCTCCAAAAAGATCCGGCCGTTCCTCGACGCCGAGTACACCCCCTCGGCGTCGGTGGTGATTGCCGCCTTCAACGAGAGCGAGCACATCCAGGCCACCCTGGACGGTATTCTCGCCATCGACTATCCCGACTTCGAAGTCATCGTCATCGACGACGGCAGCAGCGACGGAACCACCGCGCGCATCCTGCCCTACGTGCGCGACGGCCGCGTGCGCCTGGTGCGCAAACTGGGCAACGAGGGCAAGGCCATGGCGCTCAACGACGGCCTGCGCTGCGCGTCCGGCGAGATCATTCTCATCATGGACGCGGATGCGATCCCCGACCCCGGCATCCTGCGCTTCGTGACACCCCACTTCAAGCAGCCGCGCGTGGGTGCCGTCACCGGTAACCCGCGCGTGTTCAATCGCGATACGCTTCTGGCCAAGCTGCAGGCAATCGAGTTCACAGCCATCATCTCGCTGCAGCGGCGCGCGCAGCGCGTGTGGGGACGCATCCTCACCATGAGCGGTGTGGTGGGCGCCTTCCACCGCAGCGCGTTGTTCGACGCCGGGCTCTACAGCCCCGACATGGCCACCGAAGACATCGATCTCTCCTGGAAGCTGCAACTGCGCTCGTGGGAGATCCGCTACGAGCCCCGCGCGGTGGTGTGGATGCGCGTGCCGTCCACCATGCGCGGACTGTGGCGCCAGCGTCTGCGCTGGGCGCGCGGTCTCGCCCAGGTGCTGCGCCGCCACGGCGCCTCCGCCATGACGTGGAGACGCCGGCGCCTGTGGCCGTTGGTGATCGAGTCCTGGCTCTCCATCACCTGGGCGTACTGCTTTGTGGTGCTGACCTCGCTGTGGATTTTCTGCTACGCCATCGGTTACCCGCCGGTGGGTGCTTCGCCGATTCCCAACTGGTGGGGTATGTTGATTGGCACCATGTGCCTCATTCAGTTGCTCACCGGTGTGCTGCTCGACCGGCGTTACGACCGGCGCATTCCATTCTATTACTTCACCGCCGTGTTCTACCCGCTGATGTACTGGATCATCATGGCCATCGTCACCTCCATCGCCACGCCGGGCGCCATGCTGGGCATGCGCAAGGCGGAGCCGGTGCGCTGGAAGCCGGTGAGGGGCGAATGA
- a CDS encoding polysaccharide deacetylase family protein, translating to MSHMTRRDAYIAFLITVVVAVAFALTVGRMVVTGRNAGSQLRSDRARDTVSVDARVEHVPVLCYHYIRGKSDPIRLARVFGYVVLSLPLLDNSELWTTSAGGFERQMEYLSRRGYNTITLDELNEWQIGLRDLPPRPVVITFDDADESVYDYAYPVLKRLGLRATVFVVTGHVGKRWGEVRVLDWARLREMQASGVFDIQSHTHDLHYKINDGGDAEPVFLAATRPGETVDGVTSWEELVRTDLTRSRDAIRQHIGRTPAYLAWPYGFGNPRVDRVAREVGFTRTCSLRLGTNTPLRATPVTADTDAFEIARYTITARTSLRVFRAMISGTYSPDV from the coding sequence ATGTCTCACATGACACGCCGCGACGCCTACATCGCCTTCCTTATAACCGTGGTGGTGGCGGTGGCGTTTGCACTCACCGTGGGCCGCATGGTGGTGACGGGCCGCAACGCGGGTTCACAGCTGCGTTCCGACCGCGCCCGCGATACCGTGTCGGTGGACGCCCGCGTTGAGCACGTTCCGGTGCTGTGCTATCACTACATCCGCGGCAAGTCCGACCCCATCCGCCTCGCGCGCGTATTCGGCTACGTGGTGCTGAGCCTGCCGCTGCTGGACAACTCGGAGCTGTGGACCACCAGCGCCGGCGGCTTTGAGCGGCAGATGGAGTATCTCTCCCGCCGCGGCTACAACACCATCACCCTGGACGAACTGAACGAGTGGCAGATCGGCCTGCGCGACCTGCCCCCGCGGCCGGTGGTCATCACCTTCGACGACGCCGACGAGAGCGTGTACGACTACGCTTACCCCGTGCTCAAGCGCCTCGGGTTGCGCGCAACCGTCTTCGTGGTGACGGGCCACGTGGGAAAGCGCTGGGGCGAGGTGCGCGTGCTCGACTGGGCCCGCCTGCGCGAGATGCAGGCGAGCGGCGTGTTTGACATTCAGTCGCACACGCACGACCTGCACTACAAGATCAACGACGGCGGCGACGCCGAGCCGGTGTTCCTGGCTGCCACGCGGCCCGGCGAAACCGTCGATGGCGTGACCTCATGGGAGGAACTGGTGCGAACCGACCTCACTCGCTCGCGCGACGCCATTCGCCAGCACATCGGGCGCACCCCCGCCTACCTCGCCTGGCCGTACGGCTTCGGCAATCCGCGCGTGGACCGCGTGGCGCGCGAAGTTGGCTTTACGCGCACGTGCTCGCTGCGCCTGGGCACCAACACCCCCCTGCGCGCCACACCGGTGACCGCGGACACCGACGCGTTCGAGATTGCGCGCTACACCATCACCGCGCGCACATCCCTGCGTGTGTTCCGCGCCATGATTTCCGGGACGTACAGTCCCGACGTCTAG
- a CDS encoding SPFH domain-containing protein codes for MVTREKEVHPLSGWLMLPVLLIAGIALGFWFKEIVTMGATPSFIITWSLAVMVWSVLLTGFFTLQPNVAVVLVLFGKYAGSAKTSGFHWANPFYKKEKVSLRLRNLNAEKVKVNDARGNPIEIASVIVWRVIDTAQAVFDVDEFTHYVTVQSESAIRHLASEYPYDTTEDGQLSLRGSMDEVSESLTRQLQERVGLAGVRVDEARLSHLAYAPEIASAMLQRQQADAIVSARTRIVDGAVGMVEMALERLDEHKMINLDDEKRAAMVSNLLVVLCGDRAAQPVVNTGTLYQ; via the coding sequence ATGGTTACGCGGGAAAAAGAAGTTCATCCCCTGAGTGGCTGGTTGATGCTTCCGGTGCTTCTCATTGCAGGCATTGCACTGGGCTTCTGGTTCAAAGAGATCGTCACGATGGGGGCAACCCCGTCCTTCATCATCACGTGGTCGCTGGCGGTCATGGTGTGGAGCGTCCTGTTGACGGGCTTCTTCACGCTGCAGCCCAATGTGGCGGTGGTGCTGGTCCTGTTCGGCAAGTACGCAGGATCGGCGAAGACCAGCGGCTTCCACTGGGCCAACCCGTTCTACAAGAAGGAGAAGGTGTCGCTGCGCCTGCGCAACCTCAACGCGGAGAAGGTGAAGGTAAACGACGCGCGCGGTAACCCCATCGAGATCGCATCGGTCATCGTGTGGCGCGTGATCGACACCGCACAGGCGGTGTTCGACGTGGATGAGTTCACCCACTACGTCACCGTGCAGAGCGAGTCGGCCATCCGCCACCTGGCCAGCGAGTATCCTTACGACACCACCGAGGACGGGCAGTTGTCGTTGCGCGGCAGCATGGACGAGGTGTCCGAGTCGCTCACCCGGCAGTTGCAGGAGCGCGTCGGCCTGGCCGGCGTGAGGGTGGACGAGGCGCGCCTGAGCCACCTGGCCTACGCACCGGAGATTGCCTCCGCGATGCTGCAGCGCCAGCAGGCCGACGCCATCGTGTCCGCGCGCACGCGCATCGTGGACGGCGCGGTGGGCATGGTGGAGATGGCGCTCGAGCGCCTCGACGAGCACAAGATGATCAACCTGGACGACGAAAAGCGCGCGGCCATGGTGAGCAATCTGCTGGTGGTGCTGTGCGGCGACCGCGCGGCGCAGCCGGTGGTAAACACGGGAACACTGTACCAGTAG
- a CDS encoding uridine kinase, whose product MSRSSVPHVVAIAGPSGSGKTSLARLLAAGVPGGGVVVALDAYYRDQRGVPDDQINVDVPDALDHALLIRQVAALAAGQPVRQPVYDYATHARLDDTRRVDPAPFVIVEGLFALYWSDVRAVVTTPVYLNLAHDACLARRVARDVAERGREADAVRQHYQRSVRPMYDRHVHPTRAYARLLLDATQPLEALVEKTLAALAVR is encoded by the coding sequence ATGAGCCGGTCATCCGTCCCCCATGTCGTCGCCATCGCCGGGCCCTCCGGGTCCGGAAAGACGTCACTGGCGCGGCTGCTGGCCGCCGGCGTCCCGGGTGGCGGGGTGGTGGTGGCGCTGGATGCCTACTACCGGGACCAGCGCGGCGTCCCCGACGACCAGATCAACGTGGACGTGCCCGACGCGCTGGACCACGCGCTGTTGATACGGCAGGTGGCCGCGCTCGCGGCCGGCCAGCCGGTCCGGCAGCCCGTCTACGATTACGCCACCCACGCGCGCCTGGACGACACCAGGCGGGTCGATCCGGCACCGTTTGTCATTGTGGAAGGACTCTTCGCGCTGTACTGGTCCGATGTGCGCGCCGTGGTCACCACGCCGGTCTACCTGAACCTCGCGCACGATGCGTGTCTCGCGCGGCGCGTTGCGCGCGACGTCGCCGAGCGTGGCCGGGAAGCGGACGCCGTGCGCCAGCACTACCAGCGCAGCGTGCGCCCCATGTACGACCGGCACGTCCATCCCACCCGCGCCTACGCCCGCCTCTTGCTCGATGCCACCCAACCGCTCGAAGCGCTCGTGGAGAAGACCCTCGCCGCCCTCGCCGTCCGCTGA
- a CDS encoding aminotransferase class V-fold PLP-dependent enzyme — MRTIYLDNNATTPVLPEVFEAMRPFLTEHYGNPSSPHCMGDKPASAVRDARVKVASLLGATDTEIVFTSSGTESTNIGIRGVVEMNRNKRHIITTAVEHSAVLNPVKRYGALGFDVTILPVDRAGRLDLDALRKALRDDTALVATMFANNETGVIFPIDRIVEIAHGRDVPVLVDAVQGVGKLPIDVKALGVDFLALSGHKFHGPKGVGAVYIRKGTRWAPVFLGGSQERGRRPGTENVAGIAALGVACEHAAGNLVHYHTEVRALRDRFEHELLDLVPDSFVNGIASERLPNTSNIGFAGIDGNAMLVLLDEVGICCSAGSACKSGAGLPSHVLGAMGLSPEEAASCLRFSMSSLTTCEDIDACIQHVPAIVERMRRNFISA; from the coding sequence ATGCGCACGATCTATCTGGATAACAACGCCACCACGCCGGTGCTGCCCGAGGTGTTCGAGGCCATGCGGCCGTTCCTCACCGAGCACTACGGCAACCCGTCGAGCCCGCACTGCATGGGCGACAAACCGGCGTCGGCCGTTCGCGACGCGCGCGTCAAGGTGGCGTCGCTGCTCGGCGCCACCGACACCGAGATCGTGTTCACCAGTAGCGGCACCGAGTCCACCAACATCGGCATCCGTGGCGTGGTGGAGATGAACCGCAACAAGCGACACATCATTACGACCGCGGTGGAACATTCCGCGGTGCTCAACCCCGTCAAGCGCTACGGCGCGCTGGGCTTCGACGTCACCATCCTCCCGGTGGACCGTGCGGGACGGCTGGACCTGGACGCGCTGCGCAAGGCACTGCGCGACGACACCGCGCTCGTCGCCACCATGTTCGCCAACAACGAAACCGGCGTCATCTTCCCCATCGACCGCATCGTGGAGATTGCGCACGGGCGCGACGTTCCCGTGCTGGTGGATGCGGTACAGGGCGTGGGCAAGCTGCCCATCGACGTGAAGGCGCTGGGGGTGGACTTCCTGGCCCTCTCGGGGCACAAGTTTCACGGCCCCAAGGGCGTGGGCGCCGTGTACATCCGCAAGGGCACCCGGTGGGCGCCGGTATTCCTGGGCGGGAGCCAGGAGCGCGGCCGGCGGCCGGGTACGGAGAACGTGGCGGGTATCGCGGCGCTGGGCGTGGCCTGCGAGCACGCGGCGGGCAATCTGGTGCATTACCATACCGAGGTGCGCGCACTACGCGATCGCTTCGAGCACGAGTTGCTGGACCTCGTCCCCGACTCGTTCGTCAACGGCATCGCCTCGGAACGCCTGCCCAACACGTCCAACATCGGCTTTGCGGGCATCGACGGCAACGCCATGCTGGTGCTGCTGGACGAGGTGGGCATCTGCTGCTCCGCCGGTTCGGCGTGCAAATCGGGCGCCGGGCTTCCCTCCCATGTGCTGGGCGCCATGGGCCTCTCGCCGGAGGAGGCCGCTTCGTGCCTTCGTTTTTCAATGAGTTCGCTCACCACGTGCGAGGATATTGACGCCTGCATCCAGCACGTCCCCGCCATCGTCGAGCGCATGCGCCGCAATTTCATTTCTGCCTAA
- a CDS encoding DUF5989 family protein translates to MSVMKDMRSRFGMFGELWAFMKVRKKWWLGPIMIFLMLLGVLIVFTEGSALAPFIYALF, encoded by the coding sequence ATGAGCGTTATGAAGGACATGAGGAGCCGCTTTGGAATGTTCGGCGAGCTCTGGGCGTTCATGAAGGTCCGCAAGAAGTGGTGGCTCGGCCCGATCATGATCTTTCTCATGCTGCTCGGCGTCCTGATCGTCTTCACCGAAGGATCGGCGCTGGCCCCGTTCATCTACGCGCTGTTCTAG
- a CDS encoding GAF domain-containing protein, with protein sequence MSSVRKSIHHGTHLNWFVLVMVCAMGATGLFFSLPSLSAQFDPLDLLTNAQMAFLVISASSVIVAGGLVLQRRDLMRLWALYEAAQREIAERAEKARARDYALLNVSKMMVAQNDVNAVFTCVTDTCVGVFACHQASLMIFDKDSNSLEVRAASGKMVPEGIIGTRQKLGVGIAGWVGMRREPLLILPGGKPADNPGIEFKQKDLTAAMVVPIIMRDELVGVINVSSRSKQTVFDNEDMRALQVFAENVGVAVRHTEQAAWMRATIQHLQDQKDRAGVSTVIPAAQSATPSEINDL encoded by the coding sequence ATGTCGTCGGTACGCAAAAGCATTCATCACGGGACGCACCTGAACTGGTTCGTCCTGGTCATGGTCTGCGCCATGGGCGCGACCGGTCTGTTCTTCTCGCTGCCTTCACTGTCCGCACAGTTCGATCCGCTCGACCTGCTGACCAACGCACAGATGGCGTTTCTGGTCATTTCCGCCAGCTCGGTGATAGTGGCCGGCGGACTGGTGCTGCAGCGCAGGGATCTCATGCGCCTGTGGGCGCTGTACGAAGCCGCCCAGCGCGAGATCGCCGAGCGCGCCGAAAAGGCGCGGGCACGCGACTACGCGCTGCTCAACGTGAGCAAAATGATGGTGGCGCAGAACGACGTCAACGCGGTCTTTACCTGCGTTACCGACACCTGCGTGGGCGTGTTTGCGTGCCACCAGGCCTCCCTCATGATCTTCGACAAGGACAGCAATTCGCTCGAGGTTCGCGCGGCCAGTGGCAAGATGGTCCCCGAGGGAATCATCGGTACCAGGCAGAAGCTGGGCGTGGGCATCGCCGGCTGGGTGGGCATGCGCCGCGAGCCGCTGCTGATTCTCCCCGGCGGCAAGCCGGCGGACAATCCGGGCATCGAGTTCAAGCAGAAGGATCTCACCGCCGCCATGGTGGTTCCGATAATCATGCGCGACGAACTGGTGGGCGTGATCAACGTGAGCTCGCGTAGCAAGCAGACCGTGTTCGACAACGAGGACATGCGCGCGCTGCAGGTGTTCGCGGAAAACGTGGGCGTCGCGGTGCGGCACACGGAGCAGGCCGCGTGGATGCGCGCCACCATCCAGCACCTTCAGGACCAGAAGGACCGTGCGGGCGTCTCCACCGTGATCCCGGCGGCGCAGTCGGCGACACCCAGCGAGATCAACGATCTGTAG